The Flavipsychrobacter sp. genome contains the following window.
GCCAAATAGCACTACCTGGTTTTGATGATGAAGCTCAGCAAAAGCTATCTCAGGCAAAAGTTTTGATTGTAGGAATGGGAGGGCTTGGCTGCCCAGTAGCTCAATACTTAGTATCGTCTGGCATAGGTACTATCGGCTTTGCAGATTATGATGTGGTATCTATAAAAAACTTACACCGTCAAATACTATATACCCCTGCTGATGAGGGAGAAAAAAAGATAGTTGCTGCTTCCAAATGGTTGCGCTCACAAAACCCTGATATAGTAATCAACGAACATGACCTAACAGTAAGTCCTGAAAATGTTGTATCGCTTATCGCACTCTACGATATTGTTGTAGACTGTACAGATAATTTTGAAACACGCTATCTACTCAACGATGCTTGTGTGCTTGTTGAAAAGCCGTTGGTTTACGGGGCAATTTATCAATATGAAGGACAAGTAGCTGTTTGGAATACCAAAAACCAAGATGGTGGTAGAAGCCCTAACTATAGAGACCTTTACCCTAATGTAAATGCTGCAGCAGTACCCAACTGTGCCGATGGTGGTGTTATACCTACAATTGCAGGTATTATAGGATGTATGCAAGCCAATGAAGTGATAAAGCTAATTACCAAAACGGGTAATGTATTAGCAGGGAAAGTTTTGGTTTTTGATGCGCAAACTATGAATAGCAGAGTAATAAAAATGGGTAGCCAAACAAAAACAAACATTACTACACTACCTAAGCAAGCCTCTGTTCTAGAAATAGTTAGGAATGATTTAGAGAAATTGGATGGCTACTTATTAATAGACGTGAGAACTACTGAAGAACGGTTCGCGTTTAATATAGGCGGCATGCACCTTCCACTACAAGAAATAGACAGGCACATAGGCAGCTTCAACCACAAAACTTTAGTCTTCTATTGCGCCTCGGGCAAAAGGAGCAAGCAAGCCGCGCAAATAGCGAAGAAACACCACCCAGATCTATTGGTTTATTCACTTACTGATGGCACTAACGACTGGCAACACTAAGGGTGAGCTGCTACCCAAACCTCTCCATCTTCAAATACCTCTTTCTTCCATATCGGCACAGTCTCTTTCAAAGTATCAATTGTATACCTACATGCGGCAAAGGCAGCATCTCTATGTGCCGCAGACACTGCAATCACTACAGCCACTTCACCTATTTGTAATACTCCTGTACGATGATGAATAACTATTTTATGAACAGGCCATTTCTCCTTTACAGCATCAGCTATCTTATCCAGCTCTTTTATAGCCATACGCTCATAGGCTTCAAACTCAAGTTTTTGCACCTTTTTGCCTTTTGTAGCGTCTCTAACCGTACCTATGAAAATATTAACACCACCACTCTCTGATGTTTGCACATACGCTGTGCAATAATTAATGTCTAGTGGCTTTGCTGAAATCTTTATTTCTTTCATTATCCTCCGCTTACTGGTGGTATTAATGCTATCTCATCATTTATGGTAATAGAAAGACTATCATCTGCATATTCGTCATTTACCGCTACCATATAAGAGGCCAACTCTTTTAGTTGTGGGTACTGTTGCTCTAAGGTTGCTTTTAATTTCTTTACGCTTCCTTCACCTTCTATATCTATAGAAATCTCACTACCTCCAAAAATATCTTTGGCAATACCAAAGGCTAATATTGTTACTTCCATTTTATAATGGCCAATGCTTTAATAAAATATTGATACCTGCAGCAAATACAACAACTGCCGTAACTCTCTTTACCACCAAAGGGTTAAACTTAATAGCACCAAATCTGGCTCCTATTTGCCCACCCAAAAATACAGATAATACTAAAACCATTATTCTTGTATAATTCACATCATTGGGCAATTGTGTTAGCTGCCCGGCAATACCGGCTATCGAGTTTACTAATATAAAGAAGCTTGCTGTAGCGGCTACCTTCTTGGGCGTATCCCATTTACTCAAGTTAAGTATGGGTGAAAGGAAAATACCACCTCCTATACCCACCATACCAGACAAAAAACCTATCGCCCCTCCAATAGTCACATTCTTTACACTTTTATCATTTTTGCTGATAACTTCTGTTTGTTTTTTCTTCACCCAAAGTAATAGGGCGGCTACAACTAAACTACAACCCAACAACACAAAAAAGGTAGTCTGACTTATGCGCAACATAGCACCTATATAAGCTAATGGCACGCTTGTAAGCACTATGGGTAATACTTTTTTAAAATCTATCAACCCATTCTTCCAGTACACCAGCACACTTCCTGAAACCACCACCACGTTACAGATCAACGCCAATAATCTTAACTCTTTAAAAGGCAATGCATATAGAGACAATAATGCAATATAACTAGACCCTCCGCCAAAACCAACCGAAGAATATATCATAGCAACGGCAAAAAAGAAGAAACACAGCTCCCAATGCATCATGGTGCAATAATACAGAAATACTCTACTGTGTAATAATGAGAAGAGGGAATTAATGACAGCACTTTGCTTTCACTGCATTTTGCTCTACAGTTACTTTAGGGCTTATGTATGGAATACCCAAGTTCATACCTCTTAGCATAAACAAGCAGCCAAAAGCGATCATTACTACAGGTACAAATTTTCTTGCAGACCCAAAGTTAAAAAACTTAGCTCTGTCTTTTATTACCGTAAGCGCTACTAACATTGGCGCTGTACCTAATCCAAAAACATACATGAATGCTATCGCTTGTGTTACATCGGGTACTACCATAGTTGCCGATAGTGCCATGTATACTAAACCGCATGGCAATAGCCCATTCAGCATACCAGTAATGAATAATGTAGACACTTTAGGGTTACCCATGAAACTGCCTAGGTATTTTCTCACAAAACCCGTCCATGGCAATGTGATTGTAAACTTATTGCTAGGGAAGAAAGAAAACAGCCCTGCTATAATAAGCATAGCACCCATGGTGATCGACACATATTGCTGTACTTGGGGATTAAATAACGATTTGAAAGAATGCAATACTGCTGCTAATACTGCATAAACAGAAATACGCCCCAAATGATATAAACCAATGCCTAACGCTTTCTTAAAACCGCTCAACCGTTGAAATGGCATAACCCATATTATGGGACCGCACATACCTGCACAGTGCAGGCTGCCTGTCAGCCCCATTAATATAGCTATTGTCAACGTGTAAGTGCTCATTTGTTTAGTTTAAGGTCACTTCACTTTCTTGATAATATCTTTTGCCATCTACCTCCCAGTCTACTTTTACTACATATCGTGTATTTAC
Protein-coding sequences here:
- a CDS encoding HesA/MoeB/ThiF family protein; translated protein: MSDWMRYSCQIALPGFDDEAQQKLSQAKVLIVGMGGLGCPVAQYLVSSGIGTIGFADYDVVSIKNLHRQILYTPADEGEKKIVAASKWLRSQNPDIVINEHDLTVSPENVVSLIALYDIVVDCTDNFETRYLLNDACVLVEKPLVYGAIYQYEGQVAVWNTKNQDGGRSPNYRDLYPNVNAAAVPNCADGGVIPTIAGIIGCMQANEVIKLITKTGNVLAGKVLVFDAQTMNSRVIKMGSQTKTNITTLPKQASVLEIVRNDLEKLDGYLLIDVRTTEERFAFNIGGMHLPLQEIDRHIGSFNHKTLVFYCASGKRSKQAAQIAKKHHPDLLVYSLTDGTNDWQH
- a CDS encoding molybdenum cofactor biosynthesis protein MoaE is translated as MKEIKISAKPLDINYCTAYVQTSESGGVNIFIGTVRDATKGKKVQKLEFEAYERMAIKELDKIADAVKEKWPVHKIVIHHRTGVLQIGEVAVVIAVSAAHRDAAFAACRYTIDTLKETVPIWKKEVFEDGEVWVAAHP
- a CDS encoding MoaD/ThiS family protein — protein: MEVTILAFGIAKDIFGGSEISIDIEGEGSVKKLKATLEQQYPQLKELASYMVAVNDEYADDSLSITINDEIALIPPVSGG
- a CDS encoding sulfite exporter TauE/SafE family protein, which encodes MMHWELCFFFFAVAMIYSSVGFGGGSSYIALLSLYALPFKELRLLALICNVVVVSGSVLVYWKNGLIDFKKVLPIVLTSVPLAYIGAMLRISQTTFFVLLGCSLVVAALLLWVKKKQTEVISKNDKSVKNVTIGGAIGFLSGMVGIGGGIFLSPILNLSKWDTPKKVAATASFFILVNSIAGIAGQLTQLPNDVNYTRIMVLVLSVFLGGQIGARFGAIKFNPLVVKRVTAVVVFAAGINILLKHWPL
- a CDS encoding sulfite exporter TauE/SafE family protein, producing MSTYTLTIAILMGLTGSLHCAGMCGPIIWVMPFQRLSGFKKALGIGLYHLGRISVYAVLAAVLHSFKSLFNPQVQQYVSITMGAMLIIAGLFSFFPSNKFTITLPWTGFVRKYLGSFMGNPKVSTLFITGMLNGLLPCGLVYMALSATMVVPDVTQAIAFMYVFGLGTAPMLVALTVIKDRAKFFNFGSARKFVPVVMIAFGCLFMLRGMNLGIPYISPKVTVEQNAVKAKCCH